In one Telopea speciosissima isolate NSW1024214 ecotype Mountain lineage unplaced genomic scaffold, Tspe_v1 Tspe_v1.0524, whole genome shotgun sequence genomic region, the following are encoded:
- the LOC122648160 gene encoding mitochondrial import inner membrane translocase subunit TIM23-1-like — MANSISDRDEDRPRLYNPYQDLQLPVQTLYKLPTSPEYLFQEESIAQRRSWGENLTYYTGCGYLAGAITGAGKGLVDGVNAFEKGDTLKLRINRILNASGHSGRQFGNRVGVIGLLYAGLESGIVAVRDSDDVLNSVLAGLGTGALYKAASGPRSAAVAGAIGGLMVGAVVTGKQVLKRYVPI, encoded by the coding sequence atggCGAATTCGATAAGTGATCGAGACGAAGATCGTCCTCGCCTCTACAACCCCTACCAGGATCTGCAGCTACCGGTCCAAACCCTCTATAAGCTCCCTACATCCCCTGAATACCTCTTCCAAGAAGAATCAATCGCGCAGCGCCGATCATGGGGAGAGAATCTTACGTACTACACTGGCTGTGGCTATCTTGCCGGAGCTATCACCGGCGCCGGCAAAGGCCTTGTCGATGGCGTCAATGCCTTCGAAAAGGGCGACACCTTGAAACTTCGCATCAATCGGATTCTCAATGCCTCCGGCCACTCTGGCCGCCAATTCGGAAACCGTGTCGGTGTTATTGGGTTGTTGTACGCTGGGCTTGAGAGCGGTATCGTTGCCGTTAGAGACAGCGACGATGTACTTAACAGTGTTTTGGCCGGACTTGGTACCGGAGCTCTGTATAAGGCGGCTTCCGGGCCAAGGTCTGCCGCAGTTGCCGGCGCAATTGGAGGGCTGATGGTGGGAGCTGTGGTTACTGGGAAGCAGGTTTTGAAGAGATACGTGCCCATCTAG